The Spodoptera frugiperda isolate SF20-4 chromosome 2, AGI-APGP_CSIRO_Sfru_2.0, whole genome shotgun sequence genome has a window encoding:
- the LOC118269487 gene encoding UDP-xylose and UDP-N-acetylglucosamine transporter, with protein MNVKAAAAITMVFVGCCSNVVFLEMVVKEDPGAGNLATFLQFLFIATIGFVTVGKFGTAKRNIPFKQYLLLVGFFWTSSVANNYAFDFNISMPLHMIFRAGSLMANMAMGVWILKKSYPPLKYLAIFMISAGIALCTIVSSGDVKAPRETHEDAAEEERLKFIDWLWWCLGIAILTFALFVSARMGIFQESLYSKYGKHPWEALYYTHLLPLVFWLPTASNLIGHVKIATETPIVEFLGFEFPRQVLWLILYVLTQGLCISAVYVLTTECASLIVTLTVTLRKFVSLLFSIVYFRNPFTVGHWIGTLLVFIGTMIFTELLQKTVALFVPSKVEKKKKK; from the coding sequence ATGAATGTAAAGGCGGCTGCGGCCATTACTATGGTCTTTGTGGGATGTTGTTCCAACGTAGTGTTTTTAGAAATGGTTGTTAAAGAAGACCCGGGCGCGGGTAACCTAGCAACATTCCTACAATTTTTATTCATCGCTACAATAGGATTTGTAACAGTTGGAAAATTCGGTACAGCGAAAAGAAACATTCCATTCAAACAGTATCTGTTATTAGTTGGATTTTTCTGGACGAGTAGCGTTGCGAACAACTATGCATTCGATTTCAACATATCGATGCCTTTACACATGATATTCAGAGCTGGATCGTTAATGGCTAACATGGCTATGGGTGTATGGATATTGAAGAAGAGTTACCCACCATTGAAGTACCTGGCTATCTTCATGATATCAGCTGGCATAGCCCTATGTACTATAGTATCCAGTGGCGATGTGAAAGCACCTAGAGAAACTCACGAAGACGCGGCCGAGGAAGAGAGACTGAAGTTCATTGATTGGCTCTGGTGGTGCCTAGGAATAGCCATCCTAACCTTCGCCTTATTCGTATCAGCTCGCATGGGAATCTTCCAAGAATCACTATACTCAAAGTACGGAAAGCATCCATGGGAAGCCCTATACTACACGCACTTACTACCTCTAGTATTCTGGTTGCCAACTGCCTCAAATCTTATTGGACACGTCAAAATCGCAACAGAAACGCCTATTGTAGAATTCCTTGGCTTCGAATTCCCAAGACAAGTTCTGTGGTTAATACTCTACGTGCTAACACAAGGGCTATGCATCAGCGCTGTCTACGTTTTAACAACTGAATGTGCGTCCCTAATCGTAACCTTGACAGTGACATTGAGGAAGTTTGTGTCACTTCTCTTCTCCATAGTATACTTCAGAAACCCATTCACTGTTGGTCACTGGATCGGTACTCTCCTAGTCTTTATTGGTACCATGATCTTTACTGAACTCCTACAGAAGACCGTAGCATTGTTCGTGCCATCGAAAGttgagaagaagaagaagaaataa